One window of the Synechococcus sp. CC9311 genome contains the following:
- a CDS encoding SRPBCC family protein encodes MGRWLDHTVTTQVQAPVDQVWTVWSDLEAMPRWMRWIESVKTREDPDLTDWTLAAQGFRFQWKARMTSRIDQQQLQWESVGGLPTKGAVRFYQEQPEITAVKLSVSYELPGVLAPLMEPTILGGIVTKELQANLDRFRDLVESGYTPRPEV; translated from the coding sequence ATGGGACGTTGGCTGGACCACACCGTAACCACCCAAGTTCAAGCACCTGTCGATCAGGTTTGGACTGTTTGGAGTGATCTCGAAGCGATGCCTCGCTGGATGCGTTGGATCGAATCGGTCAAGACTCGAGAAGACCCGGACCTAACGGATTGGACTTTGGCGGCTCAAGGCTTCCGTTTTCAGTGGAAAGCGCGCATGACTAGCCGCATTGATCAGCAGCAATTGCAGTGGGAATCGGTGGGAGGACTTCCTACCAAAGGTGCTGTTCGTTTTTATCAAGAGCAGCCCGAGATCACCGCTGTGAAGTTGAGCGTGAGCTACGAACTTCCTGGAGTCTTGGCACCGTTGATGGAACCGACCATCCTGGGAGGAATTGTCACCAAGGAGCTCCAGGCGAACCTTGATCGTTTTAGGGATTTGGTGGAAAGCGGCTACACACCACGGCCGGAGGTTTGA
- the zds gene encoding 9,9'-di-cis-zeta-carotene desaturase — protein MQVAIVGSGLAGLAAAVDLVDAGHKVDLYEARPFMGGKVGSWVDENDNHIEMGLHVFFFNYANLFALMRKVGAIDNLLPKDHTHLFVNSGGDLRELDFRFPVGAPFNGLKAFFTTPQLTWVDKLRNALALGTSPIVRGLVDYEGAMRTIRALDSVSFQTWFVSHGGSLESIRRMWNPIAYALGFIDCEAISARCMLTIFMMFASKTEASKLNLLKGSPHRWLTGPILAYIEQRGATLHLRHRVKEVHYEEGETPKVTSLTLSTPDGECNVQADVYLAACDVPGIQRLLPDAWRKHEQFDAIHRLEAVPVATVQLRYDGWVTELAEGDVADTRRTDLSNPIGLNNLLYTADADFSCFADLALASPEDYRKPGEGSLLQCVLTPGDPWIPKSVSDIVAHTDAQVRKLFPSAQHLNLTWSNVVKLAQSLYREAPGMEPYRPDQRTPVSNFFLAGSYTRQDYIDSMEGATMSGHLAAAAILGTPAKLATNTAVA, from the coding sequence GTGCAGGTCGCGATTGTGGGCTCAGGACTGGCCGGCCTAGCCGCTGCCGTCGACCTCGTCGATGCAGGTCACAAAGTGGACCTGTATGAGGCGCGTCCGTTCATGGGCGGCAAAGTCGGCAGCTGGGTGGACGAAAACGACAATCACATCGAGATGGGATTACACGTTTTCTTTTTCAATTACGCCAACCTCTTTGCTCTGATGCGCAAGGTGGGTGCGATTGACAATTTGCTGCCAAAAGATCACACGCACTTGTTTGTGAATAGTGGGGGTGATCTGCGGGAACTAGATTTCCGTTTCCCAGTTGGTGCTCCGTTTAATGGCCTCAAGGCTTTTTTTACAACTCCGCAGCTCACCTGGGTCGACAAGTTGCGCAACGCATTGGCCTTAGGAACGAGTCCAATCGTTCGAGGCCTTGTTGATTACGAAGGGGCGATGCGCACAATTCGTGCCTTGGACTCAGTGAGTTTTCAGACCTGGTTTGTTAGCCATGGCGGCAGCCTGGAAAGCATTCGCAGAATGTGGAATCCGATTGCTTACGCCTTGGGCTTCATCGATTGTGAAGCTATTTCTGCGCGATGCATGTTGACCATTTTCATGATGTTTGCCTCCAAGACAGAGGCATCAAAGCTCAATCTGCTGAAAGGTTCGCCGCATCGATGGCTCACTGGGCCGATTTTGGCTTACATAGAGCAACGCGGCGCCACATTGCATCTTCGTCACCGTGTGAAAGAAGTGCACTACGAGGAAGGCGAGACCCCGAAGGTGACGTCCCTCACCTTGAGCACTCCTGACGGTGAGTGCAATGTTCAGGCGGACGTGTACCTCGCGGCCTGCGATGTTCCAGGAATCCAGCGCCTTCTCCCCGATGCATGGCGTAAGCATGAGCAATTCGATGCGATTCACCGTCTGGAGGCTGTTCCGGTGGCCACGGTGCAGCTGCGCTACGACGGTTGGGTCACGGAATTGGCGGAAGGAGACGTCGCCGACACGCGTCGGACGGATCTTTCTAATCCGATTGGTTTGAATAATTTGTTGTACACCGCTGACGCAGACTTCAGTTGTTTCGCTGATTTGGCATTGGCGAGCCCTGAGGATTACCGCAAGCCAGGGGAAGGATCGTTGTTGCAGTGCGTCCTCACCCCTGGCGACCCCTGGATCCCAAAATCCGTGAGTGACATCGTTGCTCACACCGATGCTCAGGTGCGCAAACTTTTCCCATCAGCTCAGCACTTGAATCTCACTTGGAGCAATGTTGTGAAGCTGGCCCAGTCTCTGTACCGAGAAGCACCTGGAATGGAGCCGTATCGCCCTGATCAACGCACCCCGGTCAGCAATTTTTTCCTTGCTGGTAGTTACACCCGACAGGATTACATCGATTCGATGGAGGGAGCCACGATGAGTGGTCATCTTGCTGCTGCAGCCATTCTTGGAACACCGGCAAAGCTGGCCACCAACACCGCGGTGGCCTGA
- a CDS encoding iron-sulfur cluster assembly accessory protein — translation MTTSTPSTATHTAKGGKGIQITDPAMLQLSKLCSEQGDEQILRVGVRSGGCSGMSYTMDFVPASEIEEGDEVYDYAAPSGAVFRVVCDPKSLLYIYGMQLDFSTALIGGGFNFTNPNATQTCGCGSSFAV, via the coding sequence ATGACCACCTCCACCCCCAGTACTGCGACCCACACAGCCAAAGGTGGAAAAGGCATTCAGATCACGGATCCAGCCATGCTTCAACTCTCGAAGCTCTGCAGCGAGCAAGGCGATGAGCAAATCCTTCGTGTTGGCGTGCGCTCTGGGGGTTGCAGCGGAATGAGCTACACCATGGATTTTGTGCCCGCCTCGGAGATCGAGGAAGGTGATGAGGTTTATGACTACGCCGCCCCCTCGGGTGCTGTGTTTCGTGTGGTTTGTGACCCCAAAAGTCTCCTTTACATCTACGGCATGCAGCTGGATTTCAGCACTGCCCTCATTGGGGGAGGTTTCAACTTCACCAACCCGAATGCAACCCAAACCTGTGGATGCGGGAGTTCCTTTGCGGTCTGA
- a CDS encoding lipid-A-disaccharide synthase-related protein — MARLLLLSNGHGEDLSGSLLGQALKAQGHDVEALPLVGRGNPYFEATIPLIGRTREFSTGGLGYTTFRGRLTELIQGQVIYLLRRLLRLMRIAGRYDLVVVIGDVIPVMAAWLCNRPVATYLVAYSSHYEGKLRLPWPCGNCLKSQRFKAVFSRDALTALDLSEQLKREVVFVGNPFMDSVLSPSNRLPYAKRRLGLLPGSRRPELEHNLVLLLGVIDQIPISQHSPGDLEIDLALVGALGDDHLNNIAHSHGWSLVLGQDSSPARLEKGGRQIQVRRQAFTSVLLGSDLLLCMAGTAAEQAVGMAKPVLQLPGQGPQFTVGFAEAQRRLLGPTVFCAAAPCEGEELLRATAKLAIELLERSVNDPELRRNCREQAMQRLGPQGGGKKMAGLISGLVQKR, encoded by the coding sequence GTGGCTCGGCTGCTGCTTCTAAGCAATGGTCATGGCGAAGACCTTTCGGGTTCTCTGCTTGGACAAGCCTTAAAAGCACAAGGGCACGATGTGGAAGCGCTGCCGCTCGTCGGTCGCGGCAATCCCTACTTCGAAGCAACGATCCCGCTCATCGGTCGCACGCGCGAATTCAGTACGGGTGGGCTTGGCTACACAACGTTTCGCGGGCGTCTCACGGAGCTGATCCAGGGTCAGGTGATCTATCTTCTAAGGCGGCTTTTACGGCTGATGCGTATCGCCGGCCGCTATGACTTAGTCGTTGTGATTGGGGATGTGATCCCCGTTATGGCGGCATGGCTCTGCAATCGGCCAGTTGCAACGTATCTGGTGGCTTACTCCAGTCACTACGAGGGAAAACTTCGACTTCCATGGCCCTGCGGAAACTGCCTCAAGTCTCAGAGGTTCAAGGCGGTGTTCAGTCGAGATGCCCTTACAGCTTTGGATCTCAGCGAACAGCTGAAGCGGGAAGTGGTGTTCGTAGGCAATCCTTTTATGGATTCTGTTTTGAGCCCTAGCAATCGCCTGCCCTACGCCAAAAGACGCCTAGGGCTCTTGCCCGGCAGCCGTAGGCCAGAACTTGAACACAATTTAGTGCTGCTTCTGGGCGTCATCGATCAGATCCCGATCTCGCAGCACAGCCCTGGGGACCTTGAGATCGACCTGGCACTCGTTGGAGCCCTGGGAGATGACCACTTGAACAACATTGCGCATTCCCATGGCTGGTCACTTGTTCTGGGGCAAGACAGCTCCCCAGCACGGCTAGAAAAGGGTGGTCGGCAGATTCAAGTGCGACGGCAGGCATTCACATCCGTGCTTTTAGGCTCAGACCTCTTGCTGTGTATGGCAGGCACAGCCGCGGAGCAGGCCGTGGGCATGGCCAAGCCAGTGCTGCAACTCCCTGGCCAAGGCCCCCAATTCACTGTTGGCTTCGCGGAAGCCCAGCGGCGATTACTTGGACCAACCGTTTTCTGCGCTGCCGCCCCTTGCGAAGGAGAGGAGCTACTAAGGGCAACAGCCAAACTGGCAATCGAGCTGCTGGAACGAAGCGTGAATGACCCAGAACTTCGTCGTAATTGTCGGGAGCAGGCGATGCAACGGTTAGGTCCTCAAGGCGGCGGCAAGAAAATGGCTGGCTTGATCAGTGGGCTGGTGCAAAAAAGGTAG
- a CDS encoding TIGR01777 family oxidoreductase: MRLLLIGCTGLVGRALVPMLQTAGHDLTIVSRRSAPAGLPASCLAGLSWVQCNPADSISWAPSSPLQKALAQAQGVVNLAGEPIAEKRWTAAHLQLLEDSRLQTTRQLVNAMADLAQPPGVLINASAVGYYGTSADQCFEESSPSGNDVLAGLCQRWEAVAADKPDATRLVVLRIGIVLAADGGALGKMLPIFRIGFGGPIGTGRQWMSWIERSDLCRMILAAVENDDWTGAVNAVAPTPVTMATFSASLGRCLGRPSLLPVPGPLLKLLLGDGARVVLEGQRVQSARQAVLNFNCRFSELPAAFDAATSSTGR; the protein is encoded by the coding sequence ATGCGCCTTTTGCTGATCGGATGCACCGGACTTGTCGGACGTGCATTGGTTCCCATGCTTCAAACCGCTGGGCACGATCTCACCATCGTCAGTCGCAGGTCAGCTCCTGCCGGACTTCCTGCCAGTTGCCTCGCAGGCCTCTCTTGGGTGCAGTGCAATCCAGCCGATTCGATTAGTTGGGCGCCATCTAGCCCTTTACAGAAGGCCTTGGCGCAAGCGCAAGGGGTTGTGAACTTGGCGGGCGAACCGATTGCCGAGAAGCGATGGACTGCTGCACATTTACAACTGCTGGAAGACAGTCGTCTGCAGACCACACGTCAGCTTGTGAATGCAATGGCCGATTTGGCCCAGCCTCCTGGCGTGTTGATTAATGCTTCTGCTGTTGGGTATTACGGAACCAGTGCAGATCAGTGTTTTGAAGAATCCAGCCCTTCTGGTAATGATGTGCTGGCTGGTCTCTGTCAACGCTGGGAAGCGGTAGCGGCGGACAAGCCTGATGCCACTCGATTGGTGGTGTTGCGCATTGGGATCGTGCTGGCGGCCGATGGTGGCGCGCTAGGCAAAATGCTGCCGATCTTTCGGATCGGTTTCGGTGGACCGATTGGCACAGGTCGTCAGTGGATGAGTTGGATTGAGCGCAGCGATCTCTGTCGGATGATCCTTGCCGCTGTGGAGAACGACGATTGGACGGGGGCTGTGAATGCCGTCGCTCCAACACCGGTCACGATGGCTACGTTCTCGGCAAGTTTGGGCCGTTGCTTGGGGCGTCCAAGCCTGCTGCCCGTCCCCGGGCCACTCTTGAAATTGTTGCTTGGCGATGGAGCACGGGTGGTGCTGGAAGGACAGCGGGTCCAGTCAGCGCGTCAAGCAGTGTTGAATTTCAATTGTCGTTTTTCTGAGCTGCCTGCTGCATTCGACGCTGCCACCAGCTCCACAGGCCGTTGA
- a CDS encoding cation:proton antiporter: MSHPLALYLVAFGGLLLVSVLLDDVAARIRVPGILMVLLLGLLIENHVGVVGDEQITLLSLNQAHQISQAALVLVLFFGGLTTNWTAVRGVIKPAARLATVGVVITAALIGWAGFGLSAASGVGTNPAILPRVLFVGAMVASTDASAVLVLLRPLAGRLPKRLIDLIECESGFNDPMAVVLAGLALALAGGDGVGTEALVTDVVRQFVLGILLGFIGGTLTLQLLGTRLTLNHAAMLPVVSLALLMVLTGGTLLLGGSPLLAAYVAGLVLGNGPNLDRTALAEAHSSYAKMAELLLFLCMGLVVAPQDVVRAAGWAFVLFLLMQAVRFLMVHALLWRTTFTRNERIFVSCAGLRGAVPIAMAIDAWSSGIRWGASMPPLALAVVLFGLFIQGFALVPLAERMNLILPSHQHDPDAAA; encoded by the coding sequence TTGTCCCACCCTCTTGCCTTGTATCTAGTGGCCTTTGGTGGGCTGTTGCTCGTTTCAGTCCTTCTTGACGATGTGGCTGCCCGTATCAGGGTCCCAGGCATCCTCATGGTTCTGCTTTTGGGCCTGCTGATTGAAAACCACGTTGGAGTTGTGGGAGATGAGCAAATCACTTTGCTCAGTCTTAATCAAGCGCATCAGATCAGTCAGGCTGCCTTGGTGCTTGTGCTTTTTTTTGGCGGTCTCACCACCAATTGGACCGCGGTTCGCGGTGTGATCAAGCCTGCTGCGCGTTTGGCCACGGTTGGAGTGGTGATCACAGCGGCCTTGATTGGATGGGCTGGATTCGGACTGAGCGCAGCCAGTGGGGTTGGAACGAATCCAGCAATCCTGCCGCGAGTTCTTTTTGTTGGCGCCATGGTGGCCAGTACGGATGCCTCTGCCGTTTTGGTTCTGCTCCGCCCCTTAGCCGGGCGCTTGCCAAAGCGATTGATCGACTTGATCGAGTGTGAGTCGGGCTTCAACGACCCAATGGCTGTTGTTCTGGCTGGATTGGCGTTGGCTTTGGCCGGTGGTGATGGCGTTGGCACCGAGGCCTTGGTGACAGATGTTGTTCGCCAGTTTGTGCTTGGGATCTTGCTGGGTTTCATCGGTGGCACCCTCACCCTGCAGCTTCTCGGAACCCGGCTAACCCTCAACCATGCCGCCATGCTCCCTGTCGTGAGCTTGGCGTTGCTGATGGTTTTAACCGGTGGAACGTTATTGCTGGGTGGGAGCCCACTGTTGGCGGCCTACGTGGCGGGCTTAGTGCTTGGTAATGGCCCAAACCTAGATCGAACGGCGCTAGCTGAGGCCCATTCCAGTTACGCAAAAATGGCCGAGCTTTTGCTGTTCTTGTGCATGGGGCTTGTGGTAGCCCCGCAGGATGTGGTTCGTGCTGCTGGTTGGGCTTTTGTTTTATTCCTGCTGATGCAGGCGGTGAGATTTTTGATGGTGCATGCCCTGCTTTGGCGCACCACATTCACTAGGAATGAACGGATCTTCGTCAGTTGTGCGGGATTGCGTGGAGCGGTTCCAATCGCAATGGCCATTGATGCCTGGTCGTCTGGCATTCGTTGGGGGGCATCGATGCCCCCTCTTGCTCTTGCTGTCGTGCTGTTCGGCCTGTTCATTCAGGGGTTTGCCCTCGTCCCCTTGGCTGAACGCATGAATCTCATACTTCCTTCTCATCAACATGATCCTGACGCTGCTGCCTAA
- a CDS encoding NAD(P)H-quinone oxidoreductase subunit O: MAEPSADPTPTAKPAATLKKGALVRVNRTSYLGSVEASASDPRPPEYIFEGPGELLLVKGEYGQVRWRRPVPDVWLKLSQLEVFS, translated from the coding sequence ATGGCTGAACCATCCGCTGACCCAACCCCAACCGCCAAACCAGCGGCAACTCTCAAAAAGGGGGCGTTGGTTCGCGTCAACCGCACGTCCTATCTGGGAAGCGTGGAGGCATCAGCCAGTGATCCCAGACCACCTGAATACATTTTTGAGGGGCCGGGAGAGCTTCTTTTGGTGAAAGGGGAGTACGGCCAAGTGCGCTGGAGGCGTCCCGTTCCAGATGTTTGGCTCAAACTCTCTCAATTAGAAGTCTTCAGCTGA
- a CDS encoding J domain-containing protein produces the protein MAGWPALSHSPHLQANGDDPYVVLGVSRSATAVEIKAAYRQLVKRHHPDAGGDAEQILALNAAWELLGDRDRRRAFDQQVSPMAGQREEARRRGVRNARATQAARHASGHAAAEDDALANWLKKVYTPIDRMLGQVINPFAAQLRELSADPYDDTLMEDFCLYLEQSRSKLDKVKDLFQSIPTPSSAKGFGLSLYHCLSEVEDAIGELERYTMGYVDGYLHDGREMLREARQRRKRLQEERRRLEIR, from the coding sequence GTGGCGGGATGGCCAGCTTTGAGCCACTCCCCCCATCTTCAAGCCAATGGTGATGATCCGTATGTCGTGCTCGGAGTAAGCCGCAGCGCGACTGCGGTTGAGATCAAGGCGGCGTATCGCCAACTTGTGAAGAGGCATCACCCTGATGCCGGTGGGGATGCTGAACAAATCCTTGCTTTGAATGCGGCCTGGGAGTTGCTTGGCGATCGCGACCGACGGCGCGCCTTCGACCAGCAAGTGTCCCCTATGGCTGGACAGAGAGAGGAAGCACGCCGCCGTGGTGTCAGAAATGCTCGAGCGACTCAGGCTGCTCGTCATGCTTCTGGGCATGCTGCCGCTGAAGATGATGCCTTAGCGAATTGGTTGAAGAAGGTGTACACACCGATTGATCGCATGCTTGGACAGGTGATCAATCCCTTTGCGGCCCAGTTGCGTGAGCTTTCGGCGGATCCTTATGACGACACGTTGATGGAAGACTTTTGTCTTTATTTGGAGCAGAGTCGCAGCAAGCTGGACAAGGTGAAAGATCTCTTCCAATCCATTCCTACGCCGTCATCTGCAAAAGGATTCGGGCTGAGTCTTTATCACTGTTTGTCGGAGGTGGAAGATGCGATTGGCGAATTGGAGCGTTACACGATGGGCTACGTGGATGGCTATCTCCACGATGGTCGTGAGATGTTGCGAGAAGCCAGGCAAAGGCGCAAGCGTCTTCAGGAGGAACGTCGTCGTTTGGAAATTCGTTGA
- the cysK gene encoding cysteine synthase A has protein sequence MPIASDITALVGRTPLVRLNQLPQRSGCLAELVAKLESFNPTASVKDRIAGSMVQAAEEAGTISPERTVLIEPTSGNTGIALAMVAAARGYRLILTMPDTMSTERRAMLRAYGAELQLTPGNEGMQGALDLAVELVSEIPHAYLLQQFDNAANPAVHAATTAEEIWMDTDGQIDALVAGVGTGGTITGCARVLKQRNPDLKVIAVEPAGSPVLAGGAPGPHRIQGIGAGFVPAVFDQSLIDEILGVSDQEAMEVGRRLAREEGLLSGVSSGAAVAAAIRIGQRPEMAGKRIVVILASFGERYLSTPMFSASAATPAWRDGQL, from the coding sequence ATGCCAATTGCATCCGATATCACCGCTCTGGTAGGTCGCACTCCCTTAGTGCGCCTTAACCAGCTCCCTCAGCGAAGCGGTTGTTTGGCTGAATTGGTGGCAAAGCTTGAGAGCTTCAATCCCACAGCTTCCGTTAAAGATCGGATTGCAGGTTCGATGGTTCAGGCCGCTGAAGAGGCCGGCACTATTTCTCCAGAACGAACAGTTCTCATTGAGCCAACAAGTGGAAATACTGGAATTGCCCTAGCCATGGTTGCTGCAGCTCGGGGGTACCGGTTGATCCTCACCATGCCAGACACGATGAGTACCGAGCGTCGCGCCATGCTGAGAGCCTATGGAGCTGAGCTTCAGCTCACCCCAGGGAATGAAGGGATGCAGGGGGCGCTTGATTTAGCCGTAGAGCTCGTTTCAGAGATCCCGCACGCCTATCTCCTGCAACAGTTTGATAACGCTGCCAATCCTGCGGTGCATGCCGCGACGACGGCAGAAGAGATCTGGATGGATACTGATGGTCAGATCGATGCCCTTGTGGCTGGTGTTGGGACAGGTGGCACGATCACAGGCTGTGCCAGGGTTCTCAAACAGCGCAATCCTGATCTGAAAGTGATTGCGGTAGAACCGGCTGGAAGTCCAGTTTTGGCGGGTGGAGCCCCTGGCCCCCACCGCATTCAGGGCATTGGTGCTGGTTTTGTTCCCGCTGTCTTTGATCAAAGCTTGATTGATGAAATCCTTGGGGTAAGTGATCAGGAAGCGATGGAAGTGGGGCGCCGTTTGGCCCGGGAAGAAGGCCTGCTCTCTGGGGTCAGTAGTGGGGCTGCTGTTGCTGCTGCCATTCGTATTGGCCAAAGGCCTGAAATGGCCGGGAAACGGATCGTTGTGATTCTCGCCAGCTTTGGTGAGCGCTATCTGTCCACACCCATGTTCAGTGCATCGGCTGCTACACCGGCGTGGCGGGATGGCCAGCTTTGA
- a CDS encoding iron uptake porin encodes MKLFHQLLVAPAALGLLAPVAANATELNINGVSDYAASGEQVTSITQFSDVYPTDWAYQALSNLIERYGCVAGYPNGTYRGNRAMTRFEAAALLNACLDRVTEVTDELKRLMKEFEKELAILKGRVDGLEARVGELEATQFSTTTKLKGVATFVIGANSYAGSSRQLSAAEFANGDLFNGVEGTGRRRANVAAETSGATTFNYDLKLFLDTSFTGKDLLRTVLRSGNFGDSAFSGNGYVGLSALEVAFEEPSGENSVGVNRLFYQFPIGKSFTATIGGIVRQDDMLAVWPSAYPTDTVLDFFTYAGAPQTYNLQLGAGAGLSWESDDFSISANYVSGNAANGTPFVAEQNGFARALVNATGNQDCGGIATDCAAGSGTVQIAYAPENWGLAAAYNYASGNNGAGIYAGNGTPTANLFSSLGTTNSVGLSAWWSPEEASWVPSISAGWGYNNVSTKNADLGGDQSIDGATSQSWYVGLQWADAFMKGNTLGMAVGQPTFVTSWDNDTDINGGSDFVADGNYAWEWWYQFQVTDNISVTPALYYLSRPLGFLTNNLDDSSDDTFNNFGGILKTTFKF; translated from the coding sequence ATGAAACTTTTCCATCAACTGCTGGTGGCTCCAGCTGCCCTGGGCCTTTTGGCACCTGTGGCTGCAAACGCCACTGAGCTCAATATCAATGGTGTGTCTGACTACGCCGCTTCTGGCGAGCAAGTCACCAGCATCACTCAGTTTTCCGACGTTTACCCAACCGACTGGGCTTATCAGGCACTTAGCAACCTGATCGAGCGCTACGGCTGTGTTGCTGGTTACCCCAACGGCACCTACCGCGGCAACAGGGCAATGACCCGCTTTGAAGCGGCTGCTCTGTTGAACGCCTGTCTCGACCGCGTCACCGAAGTGACCGACGAGCTGAAGCGCCTGATGAAAGAGTTCGAAAAGGAACTCGCCATCCTCAAGGGCCGTGTTGACGGACTTGAAGCCCGCGTTGGTGAACTGGAAGCAACTCAGTTCTCCACCACCACCAAGTTGAAAGGTGTCGCCACCTTTGTGATCGGTGCTAACAGCTACGCCGGAAGCTCCCGCCAACTGAGCGCCGCTGAGTTTGCCAACGGAGATCTCTTTAACGGTGTTGAGGGGACTGGTCGTAGGCGCGCGAATGTTGCTGCAGAAACATCAGGCGCAACTACTTTCAATTACGACCTCAAGCTCTTCCTTGACACCAGTTTTACTGGTAAGGATTTACTGCGTACTGTTCTCCGTTCTGGCAACTTCGGTGATTCTGCTTTTAGCGGAAATGGCTACGTAGGTCTGAGTGCACTTGAAGTAGCTTTTGAAGAGCCTTCTGGCGAAAACAGCGTCGGTGTGAATCGTCTTTTCTACCAATTCCCCATTGGTAAGAGCTTCACCGCGACGATCGGTGGCATCGTTCGTCAGGACGACATGTTGGCTGTATGGCCTAGTGCTTATCCAACCGATACAGTTCTCGACTTCTTCACGTACGCCGGTGCACCCCAGACCTATAACCTCCAGCTTGGTGCTGGTGCTGGTTTGAGCTGGGAGTCCGACGACTTCAGCATCAGTGCTAACTACGTGAGTGGTAATGCTGCGAATGGAACTCCTTTCGTCGCAGAGCAGAATGGCTTTGCGAGAGCTCTTGTTAATGCGACTGGTAATCAGGATTGTGGCGGTATTGCTACAGACTGTGCAGCCGGTAGCGGCACAGTGCAGATTGCCTATGCCCCTGAAAACTGGGGTTTAGCTGCTGCGTATAACTACGCATCAGGTAATAACGGAGCTGGCATCTATGCCGGTAACGGCACTCCTACTGCAAATCTTTTCAGCAGCCTCGGCACTACTAACTCAGTCGGTCTTAGTGCCTGGTGGTCACCTGAGGAGGCCAGTTGGGTTCCTTCAATCAGTGCTGGTTGGGGTTACAACAACGTTTCCACTAAAAACGCAGACTTAGGTGGTGACCAATCCATTGATGGCGCTACATCCCAGTCCTGGTATGTGGGCCTTCAGTGGGCTGATGCCTTCATGAAGGGCAACACCCTTGGTATGGCTGTTGGTCAACCGACGTTCGTTACCAGCTGGGATAACGACACTGACATCAATGGCGGAAGCGATTTCGTCGCTGATGGCAACTATGCATGGGAGTGGTGGTACCAGTTCCAAGTCACAGACAACATCTCTGTGACGCCAGCTCTGTACTACTTGAGCCGCCCACTTGGTTTCCTTACCAACAATCTTGACGATTCTTCCGACGACACTTTCAACAACTTCGGCGGAATTCTGAAGACCACCTTTAAGTTCTGA